The following proteins come from a genomic window of Deltaproteobacteria bacterium:
- the dacB gene encoding D-alanyl-D-alanine carboxypeptidase/D-alanyl-D-alanine-endopeptidase, with the protein MVLKFSIRLLICYCVFSLLLPVGIVKADVVRELTQLVVGTNQKFARAKRKPKFGVVVADARTGQAVFQHNASQLLIPASVLKVVTSVAALKILGGEHTYPSEIFVDRLPQVGAGKQGTIGNLYFRGYGDPILVDEKLFKIATAVYRNGVKTIENVVIDDTLFVDSPGASGNRPYQAGLSATSINHNSYAVDISPSALGKKAHVFLTGGMDGGDMNVELINEVVTGNGSGNRIILTQSPQSANFKAHVREEGSTAMGDERGGGNGSLEARLPRTIVKVRGQIGINSKLLTYYSSVAYPPAYLGTLLKHYLEVVGVEVRGGVQLGETAREAKLLNVFYSESLAKIIKDLNQFSNNFIAGQIFYSIGQDSLGYFRQDVAVERISGFLDTLGISRDSYAIFDGSGLNRENRITPGALTKVLVAAYSDFSIAPDFVSSLPRFGYSGTLRKRTLVRNRLPANSVEENARREAQVRSMWAKTGTLNGVSSIAGYAVGADDKAYTVVVISNGVSKGHAMQLEDEVFRIVGGVKR; encoded by the coding sequence ATGGTTTTAAAATTTAGCATTAGATTACTTATTTGTTACTGTGTTTTTTCACTGCTGCTACCTGTTGGTATAGTTAAAGCAGATGTGGTTCGCGAGCTGACGCAGTTAGTTGTAGGAACAAATCAAAAATTTGCACGCGCTAAGCGAAAGCCTAAATTTGGCGTTGTGGTTGCGGATGCGCGGACGGGACAAGCTGTTTTTCAGCACAACGCGAGTCAACTATTGATTCCGGCATCAGTGCTAAAAGTGGTTACATCGGTAGCTGCTCTAAAAATCCTAGGGGGAGAACATACATATCCTTCCGAAATATTTGTAGATCGCCTTCCTCAAGTTGGAGCCGGTAAGCAGGGAACGATTGGCAATCTATACTTTCGCGGTTATGGAGATCCGATTTTAGTAGATGAAAAATTGTTTAAAATTGCCACTGCTGTTTATAGAAATGGCGTAAAAACGATAGAAAACGTAGTAATTGACGATACATTGTTTGTCGATTCGCCTGGGGCAAGTGGCAATCGTCCCTATCAGGCGGGTTTGAGTGCAACTTCGATTAATCACAATAGCTATGCAGTAGACATTTCGCCGAGTGCGCTTGGAAAAAAGGCACATGTCTTTCTCACTGGCGGTATGGATGGTGGAGACATGAATGTTGAGCTCATTAATGAGGTCGTTACTGGAAATGGAAGCGGAAACAGGATAATTTTAACGCAATCGCCACAGAGTGCAAATTTTAAAGCGCATGTTAGAGAGGAGGGTTCTACGGCCATGGGGGACGAGCGTGGTGGGGGCAATGGCAGCTTGGAAGCAAGGCTTCCAAGAACTATCGTTAAGGTTAGGGGGCAGATTGGGATTAACTCTAAATTGCTCACTTATTATAGTAGCGTCGCTTACCCGCCGGCTTATCTTGGAACTCTGCTAAAGCATTATTTGGAGGTGGTTGGAGTTGAGGTTAGGGGTGGGGTTCAACTGGGAGAAACGGCGCGAGAGGCGAAGCTGCTAAATGTTTTTTATTCCGAAAGCCTTGCAAAGATTATTAAAGATTTAAATCAGTTTAGTAATAATTTTATAGCTGGTCAGATTTTTTACTCGATTGGCCAGGATTCTTTGGGGTATTTTCGGCAGGATGTTGCGGTTGAGCGCATCTCGGGTTTTTTGGATACTTTGGGTATTAGTCGAGACAGTTATGCGATTTTCGATGGTTCGGGCTTAAATAGGGAAAACAGAATTACGCCTGGGGCTTTAACTAAGGTGTTAGTTGCGGCATATAGCGATTTTTCCATTGCGCCTGATTTTGTTTCGTCACTACCCCGCTTTGGGTATAGTGGGACGTTGAGGAAGCGGACATTGGTAAGGAATCGGCTACCTGCAAATAGCGTCGAAGAGAATGCGCGCAGAGAGGCGCAAGTTAGAAGTATGTGGGCCAAGACTGGCACACTTAATGGCGTTAGCTCTATAGCGGGTTATGCCGTTGGAGCAGACGACAAGGCTTACACTGTGGTAGTGATTTCAAATGGGGTTTCTAAGGGGCATGCAATGCAGCTAGAAGACGAGGTTTTTAGAATAGTTGGAGGTGTTAAGAGGTAG